CGACGTCAAGCTGCTGGTGCAGGGCCTGGCCGACCTGTTCCAGCGTACGATCGGCGAAAAGATCGAACTTGCGCTGGCCGTCGACGCCGCCGGCTGCCGCGCGCGCTGCGATGCCAACCAGCTCGAGAACGCCGTGCTGAACCTCGTCATCAACGCGCGCGACGCCATGCCCGACGGCGGCGTGCTGACCATTCGCACCCGCCTGGTCGAGATCGGACCCGAGCTGGCGCTGCAGCATGGCGCCCAGGCGGGCCCGTATGTCTGCCTGACGGTCGGCGACAACGGCGTCGGCATGACGCCCGCCGTGGTCCAGCAGGCCTGCGAGCCGTTCTTCACCACCAAGCCGACCGGCCAGGGCACCGGCCTGGGCCTGTCGATGGTGTATGGCTTTGCCGGCCAGTCCGGCGGCTTCGTCACGATCCACAGCAGCGTCGACAGCAGCGTCGGACGCGGCACCACGGTCGCCATCCACCTGCCCACCAGCGCCGACCTTGCCGAGACGATAGCGCCCGCCGCGCCGCCCTCCAGCGCGCGCAGCGGCGCCGGCGCCACGCTGCTGCTGGTCGAAGACGACCCATCGGTCATGGCGGCCTTGTGCGACCTGTTCGACGGCGCGCATTACCGCGTGCGCACCGCCACCAATGGTTTCGAAGCCCAGGCCGGCATCGAGGCCGATGCCGCCATCGATCTGCTGATCACCGATATCGGACTGCGTGGGATGAATGGCCGCCAGCTGGCGGAGGCGGCGCGCCGCGTGCTGCCGGATCTTCCGGTGCTGTTCATGACCGGCTACGCCGAGCTGGCCGCCGCCGCCAACGGCTTCATGGAACCCGGAATGGCGCTGATCGCCAAGCCCTTCGATCTCGAGGCGATGCTGGCGCGCGTGCGCACCATGCTCGACGGCGCGGGGCAATAGTTGGGCTGACAAGGCAAGCGCTTCAAGCTGCCAGATCAACCGATCGCGTTCTTTGCAACCAATCCGACGCGCCCTCGCGCGCGCAGGTACGTCCGCGCGCGAGGGCCTGCGCCGCGTGCGTACCTTACGCGCGTGCGCCCGCGCGGCGGCGGCGCAGCAAGGCGGCCGCGCCGCCGATGCCGAACAGCGCCAGGCTGGCCGGTTCCGGCACGGCGCTGGTAGCGCCGATCTGCACCGCCCCGTCGATGGCGGTGACGGCGATGTCGGCAGCGCTGCTGTCCAGGAACAGCAGATTGGTAAAGCCCAAAGCGGCGCTGCCGGCGGCCAGGGTATCGAACGTCAGCGTGGCCAGCACGCCGTCGCCACTGGCGCCCGATTGCACGCCGATGCGGCTGTCGAAGACGAAGTCCAGCGTACCGTCGGTCGGATCGGCATCGTAGAAACCGAACACGCTGGTGTCGCCGCCGGCGAGGAAGCTGCCGGTGACGACGTTATCGAACCGCAGCAGCGCCTTGTCGAAGTTGACGCCGAACTGATACGAGTAAAGGTCGCTGATGCCGCTGACACGCACGTCGACGGTCACAGGCGAACCGAGCGCAGCCGGGGCCGAAGCCGTCGAGAAGCTCAGGGTGGGCACGGCCCAGGCTTGGGCGCAGGCCAGGGTCAGCGCGGCGGCGCCGGCGAGTTTTTTCCATCCAATCATTGCATTGCTCCTGAAAACAAGGGTGTCCGGCCAGGCACCCTGCCCGGCCGGGAATTACTTATCAATTGCAGCTCATGCCCTTCGGCATGTGCTGGGTTTCGTAGGTCAGGTCGCGCACGTCGATCGCGCCATCCTTGTTGTAGTCGGCGCGGGCGTCGTAGCCGGCCTGGCCGCTGCGCTTGCCGAAGGCCGCCTTGACGATGCCGAGGTCGGCGCAGCCCACCTGGCCGTCGCCGTCGAGGTCGCCCACCAGGCGGATCGTGAAGTTGGCGTTCGAGACGTCGAAGAAGACGTTGCCGACCGCCGCCACCATGATGCGTGCGCTGCTGCTCGCGACCGCCGGCAGGACGACGCTGGCGCTGCCGTTGTTCGGCACGCTCTCGGCCAGCACGATCGGCCAGGTCTGACCGCCATCCGTCGACAGCGTGATCCTGACGTTGGCGGTGCTCACTGGCGCGACGTTGGTGTTGGCCACGCTCCAGGTCACCGTCTGGGCCGAGCCGGAGTCCAGCGTCACCGCGGTGTTGGGCGAGGTGACCAGGAACGGGCCGGCGCCGGGGGCCAGCACCAGCTGGGTGTTGGCGCTGCCGACGCCCCCGTGGCCGTCACGCGCGGTGAGGCGGAAGTTCAGCGAGGCCGGGCTGGCGTTCACGCCGGCGGCGCCGACATAGGCGGCGGTCGGCAGGTACTCCGAAAAGCAATCGATCTGGGCCGCGGTCGGCGTGCTCGATGCGGTCGGGCAGACCCCGGTCTCGGCGTTGGTGTTGTTGGCCAGGATCTGCGCCATGTCCGGGAAGGTGCGGCTGGAATCGGCGGTGGTGTGGTTTTCGCCGGGCGAGCCGTATTGCAGCGTCGCCGTGCTGCTGACCACGGCGCGGGTGCCGAACTGGCGGAACAGCGGGCCGTTGGTCTTGACGTTGCTGACCAGGCCGGTGCCGTTGCTGGTGCCAGTGGCGCCGCGGTCGTTCTGTTCCCACATGTAGGCCAGCGCCTCGCCGTCCGGGTCGAGCGCGCCGCCGGTCAGGACGAACGGGGTGCGCACCGGGATCGTGTAGCCGGCCGGGGTGGTGACGACCGGCGCGCTGTTGCCGGTGCCGGTGACGGTGCCATGGCGCGTGGTCGGGCCGCCGGCGGCGATCTCGCCGACGTAGCCGCTGCAGCTGGCGCAGTTGAGCAGTTGCAGCAGCGAGGTCTTGACGTTGGCCAGCGTGCCGCCATAGGTGACCGTGAACGCCGTGTCCGACACCGACGTGACGCTGACCGTGCCGCCGGCCGGCCAGCCCGGGATGGCCTGGATCGCTGCCGCGATGCCCGCCGCGGTGTAGTTCGAGCCGCGCACGATCGGCGCCGACAGGCTGCCGTTGTAGCTCAGCTGGAACGACTGGCCGTTGGTGGAAAACCCGGTCAGCACGCCCATCTGCACTTCGGCGATGCTGGTCTCGGCGCCCGAGGTGTAGGCGGTGATTTCATCGAAGCTACGCTGCGACCAGTAAGGATCGCTGTGGGTCTGCAGGTCGTCGGTGCCGCAGATGCCGGCATAGGCCATGACGGAGGAGCCGCTGCCCGGCTCGACCGAGGTGCCGGCGTTGCGGTTGCTGGTCGAGCAGTTCGCCTGCGTGCCGTTGAAGGTGTGGTTGCCGCCGAACTGGTGGCCCATCTCGTGCGCGACGTAGTCGACCGCGTAGAAGTCGCCGACCGGGGTCGGGATGCCGGTGCAGCCCTGCGCCTTGCTGTTGGCGCCGACCACGCCCAGGCTGGCGATGCCGCCGCCGTCCAGGCCCAGTGCGATGTGGCCGATGTCGAAGTTGCCGGCGCCGGCCAGCAGGCCCGCCACCACGCGGTTGCGGCTCAGGGTGCTGCTGCCGCAAGTGGCGGCCTGGGCCGCCGTGAAGCAGGCGCTGCCGCCGCACGGGCCGTTGGCGCCGGTCATCGCGGCGCTGGTGGCCAGGTTCAGCTTGTCGGTGGCGTCGATCAGCACCAGGCGGATCGAGGTCTCGCTCTCGTACACCTGGGTCACGCGGTTCATCAGCGTGACCTTGGCCGCCGTCACGTTGTTCGCGCCGAAGTAGCTGGCATACGACGGGTCGCTCACCAGCGCCACGCGGTAGGTGCGCAACTGGGTGCCGGTCGAGGTGTTGTTGGCCACCAGCGATGCGTCCAGCACCTGGAAGGCCGTGGTACTGCCCTTGGCGCCGTCGCTGGCGGTCACGTCATAGCTGCCCTCGCCGACACTGCCGGCGGCCAGGGTGACGGCGACGTTGCCGTCCTGGTCGGCGGTCGCGCCGACGGTCTGGACGGTTGCGCCATCGGACTCGGCGCGCACCTCGACGGTGATCGCGGCGCCCGGGGCGAAGCCGGAAGCGCGCACATCGATCGCATCGCCGGGGCCGTAGAAGCTGCGCGCCAGGCTCACTTGCGGATCGTCGACGGCGCCTTCGCGCAGCGCGCCATGGACGTTGACCAGGTCGGTGCGCGCATAGCTGGCGTAGGTGGTGGTGTCGTTGCGGTAGTACGGGTCGACGTAGTAGCCGCCGTTGGGCGAGCGCACCGAGGCGTGCAGGCCGAGCGGCGTGATGTCCATGCGCACGGTCGCGGCCGGGTCGTCGACGCCGACACCTTTATAGGTCTTGATCTCCGGGT
This genomic stretch from Massilia sp. 9096 harbors:
- a CDS encoding cohesin domain-containing protein, which produces MIGWKKLAGAAALTLACAQAWAVPTLSFSTASAPAALGSPVTVDVRVSGISDLYSYQFGVNFDKALLRFDNVVTGSFLAGGDTSVFGFYDADPTDGTLDFVFDSRIGVQSGASGDGVLATLTFDTLAAGSAALGFTNLLFLDSSAADIAVTAIDGAVQIGATSAVPEPASLALFGIGGAAALLRRRRAGARA
- a CDS encoding M12 family metallo-peptidase gives rise to the protein MRTKLSSLTLAGLCLALAAATPAAQAQTAAAPAASQAAAPFWQSVTLPEPAAAAATSAAGTTTRTLAAQSLAAGVKSPALQLKRLRAASLDLAGMRAFTADAPRERIGASIAREPGTLSIALPHPDGGFQRFLLVESPIMEPGLAAAHPEIKTYKGVGVDDPAATVRMDITPLGLHASVRSPNGGYYVDPYYRNDTTTYASYARTDLVNVHGALREGAVDDPQVSLARSFYGPGDAIDVRASGFAPGAAITVEVRAESDGATVQTVGATADQDGNVAVTLAAGSVGEGSYDVTASDGAKGSTTAFQVLDASLVANNTSTGTQLRTYRVALVSDPSYASYFGANNVTAAKVTLMNRVTQVYESETSIRLVLIDATDKLNLATSAAMTGANGPCGGSACFTAAQAATCGSSTLSRNRVVAGLLAGAGNFDIGHIALGLDGGGIASLGVVGANSKAQGCTGIPTPVGDFYAVDYVAHEMGHQFGGNHTFNGTQANCSTSNRNAGTSVEPGSGSSVMAYAGICGTDDLQTHSDPYWSQRSFDEITAYTSGAETSIAEVQMGVLTGFSTNGQSFQLSYNGSLSAPIVRGSNYTAAGIAAAIQAIPGWPAGGTVSVTSVSDTAFTVTYGGTLANVKTSLLQLLNCASCSGYVGEIAAGGPTTRHGTVTGTGNSAPVVTTPAGYTIPVRTPFVLTGGALDPDGEALAYMWEQNDRGATGTSNGTGLVSNVKTNGPLFRQFGTRAVVSSTATLQYGSPGENHTTADSSRTFPDMAQILANNTNAETGVCPTASSTPTAAQIDCFSEYLPTAAYVGAAGVNASPASLNFRLTARDGHGGVGSANTQLVLAPGAGPFLVTSPNTAVTLDSGSAQTVTWSVANTNVAPVSTANVRITLSTDGGQTWPIVLAESVPNNGSASVVLPAVASSSARIMVAAVGNVFFDVSNANFTIRLVGDLDGDGQVGCADLGIVKAAFGKRSGQAGYDARADYNKDGAIDVRDLTYETQHMPKGMSCN